TGCAGGAGGAGGAGAACACTGGCATGGAGAACTACCAGTaagttacattttttttatatagctaaaacaatttacaaatgaaaactgatgtatagagttagcactctttctttacttaataTTACTCTATGCTACAGACTAGGCTAATTTACATTGATGAGAGCTGATTAGTTGATGCCCAATGGGGCATCGGGCCCCGGGCAAACTGAAGTCTAAACATAGGCTAGCTGCCAGGCGGAAAGCACCTAGTGCTGTCCAGGAAAGTACAAACAATCGATTAAATATTAATTCATAGCATACCTAATTGCATGCGTCACTCTATAACAAACTAAATAGTCATGCGGCAAGTGTTTCAACAACACAAACATTGAGGTTTGTGTGTTACAAACTTATATGTAAATGACGAAATCTTAGGGGTCGTCCTAACACAACCCGACTATGCGATTAACCATCACGAGGTCGATTTGTATTAGGACGACCCCTTAAAGTTCTCGCTGATTTTCTTTGTCTCATATAAAATTTACGAACAGTCCAGCAAGATATCGTGTTGACGAACCGTATTGATAACAAATCACAGAATGGTAATAATTAACGGTCTTTATCTAATAAGACCTCGATTTATGTTGTTGTTAatgaaatatataatatatatatttgtatgtatATTACTACATATATACAGTTTAACGACTTCTACGCGGGTGGAAGCTATTCCTGCCAATgttataaataacaaaaaatatttgtatagGTATTTAAACGTTTGTTTATTCCTCCTTCAGACAAAAACGGTGTACTTAACGGTATTTAATGTTTGGCACAGGTAGTGTAACGACGTCTACACGGAACAGGTCGCGGGCTTAGGCTAgcatacttaagtacctatattaagtTATTAGATTCAGTAGGCAGTTAGAGCATGTTTGATGTCTGACCCACGACAATAGGTCGGTGACAGACAAAAGTAGCGCTGCCGAGTACCGATACGACAGTCAAAATAAATTTGCTGTCGGTGTCGACCCGCGGGTTCAACATATGTTATACagaatgtttttttaattaccgACAATACTTTGTGAGATGAATATATATAAGTCATATAAGAAGCAAGTTCTGCTATGGTACAATCCAGAAATCACGACAAAAAAAGGCTGGTCAGATGTTGATGTTTTCTATGGGTGaaccattttttagggttccgtacccaaagggtaaaacgggaccctattactaagacttcgctgtccgtccgtccgtccgtccgtccgtctgtcaccaggctgtatctcacgaaccgtgatagctagacagttgaaattttcacagatgatgtatttctgttgccgctataacaacaaatactaaaaacagaataaaataaagatttaaatggggctcccatacaacaaacgtgatttttgaccaaagttgagcaacgtcgggagtggtcagtatttggatgggtgaccgttttttttttttgctttttttttgtttttttttttgcattatggtacggaacccttcgtgcgcgagtccgactcgcacttgcccggtttttattttttgcgatttcggtgttagtctcatattaaaagttgctcagtataactATATTCACATCGAAAAATATTGCcgatatttaaaaaacaccctGTAGAGACAGATAGGTATGTCCTGCACCGCGAGGTAATAGCTATTCCTAAAACAAACGTCACATGTTTTTACCGATGTTAGTTGCAAACGTCGGTTTTTTTTAAGCCGTCATAATAGTTCGTTTGTTGAAATCCGATtagttaggggctgtccataaattacgtcatcgatttttgacgatttttgacccccccccccctataatcatccaaaaatcatgcttcaaatgaccccttttcctcctacttcatgctaccgtcatccgatgtccagacccccccccccctaatttgaaatgacgtaatttatgaatagccccttatacGGGACGGCGAACGTAAATGAATCCTTCAAATGTCGATGTAAGACTTGGTGAAACGATGCTACTTAATAGTAAATTAGTGTTACCTAAATGTTAATATATCTTGTGAACTGAATCTGATATACTTATCAACTTTTCGTCACCTCAATATCTTTAGTTTAGCGTTAGCAACACTCCTATCTCCGACTCCTACATAACCATTCCACCACAATTTTTTGACAGTATGGGAATGCAGTCACGCATCGTCCCCCGGGCAGTACCcgcgtctttaccataagggcacacggggcccgtgcccagggcccccatcgtcagggggccccgaaggacagacagtgaCTGTATATTTGATtaggtacccataataaatagaagatcatagtagaaaaatgttagtttaattcgctttctttacattttaaaagggccccaaattcttatgtgcctaAGGGCCCCACCATAGTTTAAGGCGGCCCTTCCCCCGGGCGTGAGGTGGGCCCATTTTTGGGGGTAGGTATGTGGGACTCTCACATTCCGGCTCGATCTACTCAGAAATAGGAAGTTCGAAGCCTAATACCCACTAAACCAACACCGGTGTTTCCCACAATGTGTCGTTTGGGATCGCGCGCATTCTACCACGAAACCATCCACTATAGTTCGACCAAGCTAAGTTATCAGCGATTTTGTTAACACAGACTGTGCAGtcttatttaaacgtcataatttcatagaagtttgacactCTAGTTGCTGTGCGGACTTCGTAGACTCGTGTCACGTTGCCTTGTCCAGGGTGTTTCTGTAAAACTCTACCTAATTAGTAGCAATTTACTAGGAGGTAATCTGTGATCCTTAATTCGTACTAGGTCTCCGACGTTAAACTCTTGTTTTCTGATTTTATGTATTAGAGATCCCTCTTAGGGATAAGTTTGCCTTTGTACTACACACTTATGTTTTATCTGATCTAATAACCAATATTCCTTTCTTTTCGTACAATACAGTGtttacttattacttacttaaaatcgctgccaactgaACTtggtcatagagaaatatagtaagaatagagtgctcactccgtacatcagttttggtaccaaaacgactattattttcgcagtcgacatctagcatcgagtagcggaattatcagtaccgctacttgatactagaattctctagtgtcgcgactcacgaaaattgtattgaactgTTCACAACCAATAATAAAAGCATTATAATATTAGATGAAAATTGTTGaccattagacttttcggtcggtggaacatctattgtcaagtagcagtactgataattccgctactcgacgctagatgtcgactacgaaaatactagtcttttggtactaaaactgactatgtatttttttctctatggcttAGTCTAACTCTGTGTATCTTTTGCCATCAGAGAAGTGCTCGGCGGTTCGCTAGGCTCCGCCATTCTCCGCGACGGCTCCCCCCTCACCCTACACTACGTGATGTTCATCCCAACCATCATGGGGCAGGCCACCGTGGAGCAACAAGTGCTGTGGATCGGCAGGGCCTTCAACTGCGATATCATCGGCACTTATGCTCAGGTAACATATATCTGTAGGCTATAGAGGTACCATAGTATAGAGAGGAAATGGTAGAGCCGGGAgatgaccgaacgagatgctCTTATGgtactttcagtaggagtagcagagaaagcgttaCTATTGACTGTCCTTGTtacacagtctcacatttttagggttctttacccaaagggtaaaaactggaccctattaccaagactccgctgtccgtctgtatgtcaccagactgtaactcatgaaccgtgatagctagacagttgaaattttcacagatgatgtatttctgttgccgcaataacaacaaatactaaaaataaaataaaataagtattaatttaagtgggagtggggctcccatacatcaAAGGTTTTTAAGGCCGGTATTTttgagctgtagacctcacgAGCCcccattttgaaaaattgtaaaataaaatcgaATGAATAATTTGTACCTAAATGCCCGCGCCGCGACTTCATGCGCGTTTGTTAATAGCACTCCCATACTCCCATATAAGCCTCCGGGGATGGGGGAGGTCAATTTAACCTCTCAGGGGATGACTTTCAGGATAAAAAGTATCCTTTTCAACcagttcataaatcataaacttAAATGACTCGAGTGAACGGATGTGAATGGCTTCATAATTTGCCGACAAACGGACAAAAATTCACTATGTAAAAATTATTTAGCAAGTGGAGTTAATTTTCTGAATTTATGGAGTAGCACGCGCGTGTTGACGATGGGGCGTGATCGCGTGTCATGGTGCGAGCCGCCTCTTGTCTTTATGTCATTTTCCTTTCACggctaaaatttaattttctcAAGAGAACAATAATCTACTTAGAGCTTACAAGACATGCAATGGCACTTAACtttttctatttatttgataaaagacGAGTACTTACAATTTTTGCAGATCTATTTTATTGCGCCATGTTTATCATATTATATATCCTGACAATGAACAATTGAACACAGTTATTAATATAGATAAACATTCATTTGATACAGACGGAGCTTGGCCACGGAACTTTCATCCGTGGGCTAGAAACGACAGCCACCTACGACCCCGACACCAAGGAGTTTGTGCTGCACAGCCCCACTCTTACTTCGTACAAATGGTGGCCTGGTGGACGTGAGTTACCCACacagaataattattattgcactaaagataaacataatttatttaaaaacacgtATTGCATGGTTACATTCATATAAAACCAACACTTAAAAATAACTAAGAGTATTCCGCATTTTTTTCTCCTCCAAACTCTATTGACCTTAACTATGCCTTTACCACGTCAAGATCCGAACAACTACATCAAAGTTGTGGTACAAACGtccaaaaatagaaaaaataccAATGCCCTAAGTTACGACCTTCGTTTCGCTTGGTCGACAAAATACGGAGTAGTATAGTCTAAATGTGGCAATGAAATCTCATAAGAAACGCAGAATTGCTATTTTAGTGATCACTGATCACATGACACTAACTGATTTACTACATTTTTGTAACGACGTAGTACCTAAATAGTAGTAGTACACACGTTGACTACATACCCACAGTATAAATATGATatattataatttgtttttaacatttGTTTACAGTGGCCCACACAGCAAACTACTGCATAGTAGTAGCTCAACTCTACACGAAAGGGCAATGCCACGGCATCCACCCCTTCATAGTCCAGCTACGCGACGAAGAAACCCATATGCCCCTCCCTGGTATCAAGATTGGCGAGATCGGGGCTAAGCTTGGCATGAATGGAACCAATAATGGGTTCCTTGGGTTTGATAAAGTGAGGATTCCTAGGGAGCATATGCTGATGAAGAATGCTAAGGTTTTGGAGGTgagtaatttaaataaaaaaggcatgtaaagttttatgaaggAGTTAAGAAGTATTCATATTATCGGCTTTTTATAGGTATACTATCACAAACATTATTTGGCTTACTGTGGAACGACGGCGATTTGTATAAGACTGTCCCTTGAGtaggtaataatatttattataaaaattggAGCTAACTATGGCACGAATTTTATTTCTtcatcttatcttatcaaaatATATCAATTTAATAGTAATTTTACGCCTAGTGTGGTAGTTAGAGTTAGCAACTATCTTTAGCATATCTATATCTGTTATTAGCATTCAGATTTTTTTGATATGCTCGATCAATCaatgataattttattataatatattgtataattttgTAATGAGAAAATTCGGCCAAGagcaattattttattaggtattcGACATCATTATTCTTTGCATTCAAATTTAAACCGTTTCTTCCAGGATGGCACCTACGTACGGGCGCCAAGCTCCAAACTAACGTACGGTACCATGATGTTCGTGCGAGTAGTGCTCGTCAACGATGTATGCAGTTACGTGGCGAAGGCCGTCACTATCGCCACCCGATACAGTGCGGTGCGCCACCAGTCACAACCCAAACCTGAGTGAGTCATCTTTAACATTACACTTATAGAGGAACAAGCTCCGAGCTAACCTACGGTACCATGATGTTCATGCGAATAGTGCTCGTCAACGATGTATGCAGTTACGTGGCGAAGGCCGTCACTATCGCCACCCGATACAGTGCGGTGCGCCACCAGTCACAACCCAAACCTGAGTGAGTCATCTTTAACATTACACTTATAGAGGAACAAGCTCCGAGCTAACCTACGGTACCATGATGTTCGTGCGAGTAGTGCTCGTCAACGATGTATGCAGTTACGTGGCGAAGGCCGTCACTATCGCCACCCGATACAGTGCGGTGCGCCACCAGTCACAACCCAAACCTGAGTGAGTCATCTTTAACATTACACTTATAGAGGAACAAGCTCCGAGCTAACCTACGGTACCATGATGTTCGTGCGAGTAGTGCTCGTCAACGATGTATGCAGTTACGTGGCGAAGGCCGTCACTATCGCCACCCGATACAGTGCGGTGCGCCACCAGTCACAACCCAAACCTGAGTGAGTCATCTTTAACATTACACTTATAGAGGAACAAGCTCCGAGCTAACCTACGGGACCATGATGTTCGTGCGAGTAGTGCTCGTCAACGATGTATGCAGTTACGTGGCGAAGGCCGTCACTATCGCCACCCGATACAGTGCGGTGCGCCACCAGTCACAACCCAAACCTGAGTGAGTCATCTTTAACATTACACTTATAGAGGAACAAGCTCCGAGCTAACCTACGGGACCATGATGTTCGTGCGAGTAGTGCTCGTCAACGATGTATGCAGTTACGTGGCGAAGGCCGTCACTATCGCCACCCGATACAGTGCGGTGCGCCACCAGTCACAACCCAAACCTGAGTGTGTCATCTTTAATATTACACTTATAGAGGAACAAGCTCCGAGCTAACCTACGGTACCATGATGTTCGTGCGAGTAGTGCTCGTCAACGATGTATGCAGTTACGTGGCGAAGGCCGTCACTATCGCCACCCGATACAGTGCGGTGCGCCACCAGTCACAACCCAAACCTGAGTGAGTCATCTTTAACATTACACTTATAGAGGAACAAGCTCCGAGCTAACCTACGGTACCATGATGTTCGTGCGAGTAGTGCTCGTCAACGATGTATGCAGTTACGTGGCGAAGGCCGTCACTATCGCCACCCGATACAGTGCGGTGCGCCACCAGTCACAACCCAAACCTGAGTGTGTCATCTTTAACATTACACTTATAGAGGAACAAGCTCCGAGCTAACCTACGGTACCATGATGTTCGTGCGAGTAGTGCTCGTCAACGATGTATGCAGTTACGTGGCGAAGGCCGTCACTATCGCCACCCGATACAGTGCGGTGCGCCACCAGTCACAACCCAAACCTGAGTGTGTCATCTTTAACATTACACTTATAGAGGAACAAGCTCCGAGCTAACCTACGGTACCATGATGTTCGTGCGAGTAGTGCTCGTCAACGATGTATGCAGTTACGTGGCGAAGGCCGTCACTATCGCCACCCGATACAGTGCGGTGCGCCACCAGTCACAACCCAAACCTGAGTGAGTCATCTTTAACATTACACTTATAGAGGAACAAGCTCCGAGCTAACCTACGGGACCATGATGTTCGTGCGAGTAGTGCTCGTCAACGATGTATACAGTTACGTGGCGAAGGCCGTCACTATCGCCACCCGATACAGTGCGGTGCGCCACCAGTCACAACCCAAACCTGAGTGAGTCATCTTTAATATTACACTTATAGTGGAACAAGCTCCAAACTAACCTACGGTACCATGATGTGCGAGTAGTGCTCGTCAACGATGTATGCAGTTACGTGGCGAAGGCCGTCACTATCGCGACTCGATACAGTGCGGTGCGCCACCAGTCGCAACCCAAACCTGAGTGAGTCATCTTTAATATTACACTTATAGTGGAGTGGCACCTACGTCCGGGCGTCAAGCTCCAAACTAGCTCCCAATCCTTTGTGCATTCCGACAAGGTTCAcggtcagtggggagacactcctgacttcgggcaaactcggctccgttcggctcagcattgctccgagcaattttttggtttgacacaatttgacgtccctttgcgtgcacaaccacagataatataattacttgaattttgacaaccctgaATAGTCGAAAggaatagtgccataagttagaaagggatatcatgattcgaccaaGAATCGCTGtgaaacttcggttttgtaggaagtgtcctttctgtacggtagtactattacttattctgtgtcacggtgacgcgccgcacacgataggcgtggcgttcaaaggttAAACTCTGGTTAAACTAACTGAACATTCCTACGTGCATAGCCAAATCTTTAATAGAAATGTAGACGACATTGCTATTGAAAATGTGAATCTGAATCGTCTGAGTTAAATATAACACCTCAAACTCAACAATCAGTAACAGTATGGAGTCAGACAATGGATAGAGCAACTTTTTGGTGGCTATTAGTAGACCGAGGGCTATAGCCCGAGAGGGGTGGATTTACTAGAGTAAATCGTGCTCATattattcgttttttttatagttCTATTCTTTGGGgcaataaaatgaaaatatttatttccaggcaactattggcccatagataaataccttaaaactagcagacatattatacaataagtacatatatccataataatatgtatgttaataGTACAAATGTGAGTTTATTATGCAATAAGTACAGTTGCTAGTAAACTTCTATTACAAACTTATTTACTATTCCCTTTCAGCGAACCGGAACCCCAGATCCTGGATTACGTGACCCAGCAACACAAATTGGCTATCGGCATAGCTACAGTCCACGCGCTCCGTCTCAGCGCGTCTTGGATATGGAACATGTACAACAACGTCACAGCCGAGTTGGATGCCGGAGATTTAGAGAGGCTGCCTGAGGTAAATAGCTCTTATTCAAGCACATTAAGGTCGATTTTCAAATGGGAAGTTTACAGCGAACCAGAAAAGATCCTGGATTACGTGACAACACAAATTGACTATTGGCATCGCCATCACCAGTGAGACCACTGGTCTTTAAGTTTGCGTATCATTACTATAGCATCATAAGTTCATAACTATTTTTCTTTCCAGTTACACGCTCTCTCTTGCTGCCTGAAAGCAATAAGCACCTCCGACGCCGCCGAAACCGTAGAGCGCTGCCGTTTGGCCTGCGGTGGACACGGATACATGCTGGCTTCGTCCTTCCCTCTCATGTACGGCATGGTCACCGCCGCCTGCACTTATGAGGGGGAGAATACCGTCATGCTGCTACAGACTGCCAGGTGAGACTCTTATACAGAGCGATGCCGTCTGGCCTGCGGTGGACATGGATACATGCTGGCTTCGTCCTTTCCTCTCATGTACGGCATGGTCACCGCCGCCTGCACTTACGAGGGGGAGAACACCGTCATGCTGCTACAGACTGCCAGGTGAGACTCTTATACAGAGCGCTGCCGTCTGGCCTGCGGTGGACATGGATACATGCTGGCTTCGTCCTTTCCTCTCATGTACGGCATGGTCACCGCCGCCTGCACTTATGAGGGGGAGAACACCGTCATGCTGCTACAGACTGCCAGGTGAGACTCTTATACAGAGCGCTGCCGTCTGGCCTGCGGTGGACACGGATACATGTTGGCTTCGTCCTTCCCTCTCATGTACGGCATGGTCACCGCCGCCTGCACTTATGAGGGGGAGAACACCGTCATGCTGCTACAGACAGCCAGGTGAGACTCTTATACAGAGCGCTGCCGTCTGGCCTGCGGTGGACACGGATACATGCTGGTTTCGTCTTTCCCTCTCATGTACGGCATGGTCACCGCCGCCTGCACTTATGAGGGGGAGTATACCGTCATATAGTTGCAGACTGACACCGTGACATGTCGCATTAACTCTATAACACTTAACacataatttgacatttattttcTGTTCCCAGATACCTGGTAAAGGCCTGGCAACAAGCCAAAGGTGGTAACCCTCTGACGCCCACAGTAGCCTATATAGCGTCAGTAAGCGCAGGACGCCGTTCGCCGCCCTGGGACAACACCGTCGAAGGCATCATCCATGGCTTCCAGCAGGTCGCTGCCGGGTACGTTATGACTCCAAATATGACTGTAAAATAACCCTGACTTAAGACATCAGTTTCAAGCAACCCTCTTTGCTTTTCAGTAAAATAGGAGCGTGCGTGTTTAACATCGAGAAGAGACAACGAACCGGCATGTCCTATGAGGACGCTTGGAACATGACGTCAGTTCAGCTCGCCAATGCCTCAGAGGTACCTATTTGCCAAATTGATTTGTGAATTCGAATAACGTGGGCGAGAAACGTCGAACTCCCAAACTAATTTTGCTTATCGCGCTTTTATATACCGAAGAGagtagagtgtatagaggcggattgtcaaagtaaattatgtaaccactgtaaatttactgccatctttcgacagaagattaaaattgttagaacgccatttgactttgattcttattctttcactgatgtgttaacttgttaaatattaatattaacgccatctactgtaggccaaaggtatggtgcaatgttttcgagcgatggcgccataacattcagcctactctcgaagGTATCAATCCTCAATGAGAAAGTCCCACAGACAAGTTGTCAAACTTGTCTGTGGGACTTTCTCATGCCGTAACGTAACACGCTCCGATTAGCGTTTGCGGTCACGTGATACTGggcattaatttaaaaaaaattaattaatttattaagcaTATTTACACTTACAAAATATGATTATCAGCATTCTAATATTCCCTGCTATGGTAAAAACCTAACATGTAATATATTCGCAATTCATGTCAACATCCCTATTCGCTCCTCTggtggtattccacttgtccaatttctttgtccaacgtgcattgcgtctcactctctttagcaaaatgtgagacacaaATCACATTGGACTaaaatattggacagatggaataccaacctAAAGCGCTTTCCACACTGACCGATCTTCTGTCATTTacgattaaattaaattgaacgTTAAATTTCCAGGCCCACTGCCGCGCGTTCATCCTGACCACGTACTTCAACGAGACGGAGAACCAGATCAAGACGGTGTCTCCGGCTCTCAGGACCGTTCTACTGCAGCTGGTGGACCTGTACGTCGTGTACTGGGCTTTACAGCGCGTCGGAGACCTGCTTAGAGTAATACCATTATAACATATGTCCATTAACGCAATACACTCATTCATCCCTAATAAGGCCGCGAGTGAATATTACAAGCGAAGTTTTGACTTCAGAAAACGGTCAACATGACTGACACTTATCTCTGATCTGACATGCACTGACAGTTATCCCTTCTGCAGCTTTGAatattacctaatacacaatttccccgtatttaaaaaaagttttgattggctaaaataaaattctatatGTGGGTGCGCAGTACAGTTAAGTCGCTCCCGGCACAATATACGTGGGGTCAttaggggtctccaaaccccggcccgcgacgcgttccaatccggcccgcggggtacagcattcattgagagtggaactatTCCTAACAGCACCAACCAGACACcctcccccggcgcaaaaaccgacggtgacccgcgcgaaagtttctggggcgcaatatggccctcaggtaaaaaagtttggagacccctacTCAAACTAGTCAGACTTCTATAGTTAGGTATTCTATGCAGTATGGTATCGAGAGTCGACCTCGCATGATCTTAAAAAATATGTACGAACTCTATATGTTTGTCAACAGTTCACGTCGATCTCTGAGCGCGACATCGAACAACTGCAGAGTTGGTACGAAGAGTTGCTCATCAAGGTACGAGTCAACGCCGTTGGACTGGTCGACGCCTTCGACATTAGAGACGAGGTGAGGAAAATATTCAATCAAACTTAGTGTTGGATAGGACTCGAGGCCTTTGAGTCTTCTGCTTCtagactcgactcagtttttaGACTCTTATAATTAAGTCTAGTCTAAAGTCGAGCTCTTTTCAACTTGATAGAGACCCGAGTCTCTTGTAAAGACTTGAGTCCTTTTCAGAGAACACTCGTTTTTTTAGAAACAATTTCGAAATGCATTGTctttatgtataatttgtagattaagtacataaatcatacaataacgccTAATTTCTTTATTGTTATTTAGGAAAAACCTATAAATTTGTTCACAGAGTCTTTATTcggaggctcgagtccttttgagTTGCTCTTACAAAGACTCAACaaaggactcgactcgggaCTTAAAAGACTCTGAAGTTTCTTAAGCGCAGAGTCTCGTAATAATGagctcagttttttttaaattcagactcaaaggactcgagttcctaccaacactaaTCAGACTTCTCAATAAAACTATAGCTCTGTTAGATACTAAATTGTAGTTT
This genomic interval from Cydia splendana chromosome 4, ilCydSple1.2, whole genome shotgun sequence contains the following:
- the LOC134790223 gene encoding probable peroxisomal acyl-coenzyme A oxidase 1 yields the protein MTEATKVNPDLQRERDNCTFNVAELTNLIDGGAQKTEERRNREEMVLKEGIHIDDVPSEYLSHKEKYELAVKKACYLFKMIRRLQEEENTGMENYQEVLGGSLGSAILRDGSPLTLHYVMFIPTIMGQATVEQQVLWIGRAFNCDIIGTYAQTELGHGTFIRGLETTATYDPDTKEFVLHSPTLTSYKWWPGGLAHTANYCIVVAQLYTKGQCHGIHPFIVQLRDEETHMPLPGIKIGEIGAKLGMNGTNNGFLGFDKVRIPREHMLMKNAKVLEDGTYVRAPSSKLTYGTMMFVRVVLVNDVCSYVAKAVTIATRYSAVRHQSQPKPDEPEPQILDYVTQQHKLAIGIATVHALRLSASWIWNMYNNVTAELDAGDLERLPELHALSCCLKAISTSDAAETVERCRLACGGHGYMLASSFPLMYGMVTAACTYEGENTVMLLQTARYLVKAWQQAKGGNPLTPTVAYIASVSAGRRSPPWDNTVEGIIHGFQQVAAGKIGACVFNIEKRQRTGMSYEDAWNMTSVQLANASEAHCRAFILTTYFNETENQIKTVSPALRTVLLQLVDLYVVYWALQRVGDLLRFTSISERDIEQLQSWYEELLIKVRVNAVGLVDAFDIRDEILHSALGAYDGRVYERLMEEALKSPLNAEPVNESFHKYLKPFMQGKL